The Aminipila terrae nucleotide sequence TGAAGAGGGATTTATGGCAGACCACACTTGGGCATGTAAGCTTCTTGATATAGGAGTTATGTGGATCAAGGAAGAGGGCTCTAATGAGTTTAAGGCTGCATCTATAGCTGGCGGGTATATTGACGTAAAAGAGAATTTCGTTATATATACAGACGCTGCTGAATGGGTTGAAGAAATTGATATAGAAAGAGCTTCCAAGAGGAAAGCTACTGTAGAAAAATGGCTTGAATCCCATAATGAAACCAATACAGGTGCAGACGAGCTTGCCAGAGCACAAGTCAGCTTATTAAAACAGATTAGCAGAATGAATCTGGCAGAAAATGGTGCCAGACGAAAAAGATAAACTTTTAAAGAAAAGGTGGATTTTAATATCCACCTTTTTTAATTATTTTTTGATAATTCCAAAATTAGGTAGAAAATTGTCAAAATTTTTAATATACTATTAATAACTTAAAATTAAGGGAGAAACAGTATTATGATGAAGATGAATCAGCATTTAATTGAGATATTAGTTAGAGTTTCTGTTGCTTTTTTAGCTTTCATTACAATGCTGGTTTTTATACA carries:
- the atpC gene encoding ATP synthase F1 subunit epsilon, with product MAKSVLLEVITPSKLFYKDKVEMVIVRTLTGEEGFMADHTWACKLLDIGVMWIKEEGSNEFKAASIAGGYIDVKENFVIYTDAAEWVEEIDIERASKRKATVEKWLESHNETNTGADELARAQVSLLKQISRMNLAENGARRKR